From a single Cotesia glomerata isolate CgM1 linkage group LG6, MPM_Cglom_v2.3, whole genome shotgun sequence genomic region:
- the LOC123267271 gene encoding uncharacterized protein LOC123267271: protein MLIRVLVAVILAFFSQEVYLTPIISTTEQPEPEGYIELDPPFIRMLTPNKPDRILQKEDYINLIHFVKPNSSDPVLFEFVGPNGWSEILTDHQLHRMVDGYVIAIITSKHADELRSPGFGHSFLSVKNDGSLKYFKINLTLTEAIKKLPLNYPNNFVTSKFPYHDSFIEP, encoded by the coding sequence gtCTACCTAACGCCAATAATCAGCACGACAGAACAGCCAGAACCAGAAGGTTATATCGAGCTTGATCCACCATTCATCAGAATGTTAACACCAAATAAACCAGATCGTATTTTACAAAAGGAAGattatataaatttgataCATTTCGTGAAGCCTAATTCATCGGATCCTGTGTTGTTCGAATTCGTGGGACCTAATGGTTGGTCCGAGATTCTAACTGACCATCAATTACATCGTATGGTCGATGGTTATGTGATAGCAATTATAACAAGTAAACACGCTGATGAATTAAGGTCTCCAGGTTTTGGACACTCTTTTCTCAGTGTTAAAAATGACGGTtcacttaaatattttaaaataaatttaacactaACAGaagcgataaaaaaattgccgCTCAATTATCcgaataattttgtgacgtCAAAATTCCCTTATCACGATTCATTTATAGAGCcctga